Proteins from a genomic interval of Nasonia vitripennis strain AsymCx chromosome 3, Nvit_psr_1.1, whole genome shotgun sequence:
- the LOC100123492 gene encoding mucin-2, with product MELKCLKWVLFLLCLLIVATEGLQGSALKRGEKKNEEVSRTRGSTRRGSRFATSTSAPAEPKVEVASAKREYKPRNRDPSRFSSRKLASKAQQSEVKKSAADDSSVSSTQGKAYLPEPSTDFRRTGRVLKDKDNVQNIEPPKVDSGRSTGRRGPSRFSRDRSKAKSEAKEESNAGPSVFQSQTENTRSRTGRKIQSNTVLTGRQLKSSVPSSSRYSRVDSSDKSELKPAESMQRSSRRSFNTKPEPEDNRQAASRLRYDIAASGSESVRINIPLSFPVDSESTTSTESSRRPIGSRYKLRGRQEASNDHKPEVEINTASNRGISRRFEGSPSSTTTEAATSRARGRNSYSSRKSNTVTVEIGSTTTAAPDQRRRSFNGKSTPRGFEATRAQPNKLAEAQSLENKRSNRPRGRYKVESSSPNTLVPVSSTVTPNIEVELTAAPPTQPPVTSTTGKTSRMPLQSVTFVAPPTSDAQITKRQNNFGNRPGGQGRRGSKEDFFNHGLGFRGRRPPGPNDAPTVPPPITTTTSAPATTAAPPADSTGRGNPGWTLRRRPGHWHDGNPPGNPGDPTAPVDQGTSTASSGTTPKGARRGNKTFVQGGNGNQQISEDDNYPPDFKARLALLIQQKGAGQTRGPLEEQRSQSSSNVIDAASTDLDLAASDNAYKVVVAQSAYPVEEQVREKKGEIKKNFLNSSLFVLRIQCSHAEGSRNFQASKMSTSELFAARSRVKLENARKLVKPELNIDETSSRPVVGDAAGQSKDEKPSDDSAVDEGQKVFKVARKSSATIRAPPTEPQKITTKSDWKPATKLRKHFKEAQQARTSRYKQGSSSAYTAKPKSSSSSTASAVTKKSSETESEGAEDKSKQSRATGRYQEYKYKFVPKNRGSKLRGPTPSHDGVAAVVHEENSIPSTKSPLIEKSRKTFASRKSEKSSVEDIKAVALKLRKTLESIEKSNQTPRPPRRSDSPEGSTTLLTTMRTVKSFSFSTRLVKDDGEAIASSTQKMSEDEPTTLAPITTQATSTSFTVATQQPTTTTLPISDDLINEIENSGVSSTTDSGNDLLSAVKSTRSPDYEPPSAALTNDTGSPVYVVYPSATEKPLSVAITPKVYRYHATVKPDDELLGQPLALQQSVVQEPVISVKVSSGDGSADNSIVLDSNSNIFNPAQSAKILETGNATILEQLRSTVAPLLSTLGAKSPVFQSVYKNTNSANSLPRVTPSGAPPRFSARYRGAELFVRRPTPPTNSLPSNGKDALNIDVSSPGEPKVLTYYQAVETASINNEQTDVRHLWQLGRADQVESTTKNSSNSDLPSVIPITVTNTINDAGPSPSDNATTAPTTDTTMIATATTKTIDNIETTQQQPTVESDEALIMTTGSTTSIMDSPDAADLKLVTLESSSTSRPTSTSTELITEVSVSIGDRVNSITEFTTSSPTTTSEPKSSSVLTTTMQTADGFLSESSTDMPTTLPTLVENSVVTTESSVEATTTSSVVGSASTEESTSQMMLEKLDYSSTMQPIVSSSPFDVTLAESNNETTIAPPAKNEVEQEPSRIANLQILAQVRAGFMNDVSSTPISTPEYTTEAIPVLESSSNPPTQEITDAPLTIEMSITTGTSTTSQAVVETTSSANVVDTTVQRVEDDREMVTIQMKGLDEENDTTAQNNTLNVEIMLYKILNETVPAGTEKLDLMRDLFSNQDVQSALEKNLLSALSSNEKITSNNSSSSSYPSSFDNRLIAELMKISERVSVDSTSIPESPLNSENTYMDNSPDGLPQLLGGFLDNTNRSESVTNDNGTVVEANNNETSVVAQMTNMLSATTLPSVEATTTDSTNIDTNTDIATPESPQSTTQLDNEILETTTILDNPVTNPPNVASNLTNELTNLVDSPIMARMLRIFSKLLHAEKSLNGIVPDNASETHDSNSLTTSDSTEPLPMVDDDVTNTTELITDLSTNPESTTLPPTEPQTSAGLTTLSPTVIAHFQDTTPSTAQRTAGTSFSTPSSIIKSLLSSKSSSSIDNTNHIPTANPKSSSYLPSTTAQYQSTGYPSATPATAKFSPVIPTSFYQPTQVPSTTASSRFGSSRLTPAPKFSSSSSTTAPLRDYLIYGIYPNKTIVRKRPEDNLIDPRNVDSPYVIFGIYPDGKLVRKFPNGTVIPDPPSNPVEVVFSLSTTTTTTTTNRPGSRDNQIINRGMPNQKFDLFFNNRSPVDDGFTQKAFYAPNNDVDNALGYSGPTGFDLPIGSVGSDTKDTILPAEGVVVNGNRSNGRIILDRERNEATKTNQDAGQRNSVFIGQDKFVNYWTNGQPNSPPTVLSVNIKSTATAANEGPLSVPARPLNLDILPNKSSGKSVTAPPGFPWKDALEQIFGITTTPGTPITASVASNTIDDSTGENAAISASPINNLVEIFSPVSSTIESLINTPTKPTTLPPETTTMTTTPTPIPVFSSTTEKPLTMNPNAFGTTFDDLAFLNALLEKTAPNKGTPKTLTEVEQLLANKILSLALGRPLTNGGPTRSPKAIQPSNASPNSVGGSDDSKFSTPLPTSTASLPIVINLHPTTTAKPSTTTAFTWKPIKTFSSYDDFTTPSTSTTSTSTTTTTPKPTTTTTTTTTPAPTTTKTTTTTTTTTTQRPTTRQPVIITAKPVTTRRPRPRPTTPPPPAGPFAFAVNFFQSLFGRPTTTPRPVVRRPAPTARKIVSTTQRVTTSSYKPTEVASKAPSVGQASTTFSPEDDAKFLAALLDVARNSNGGDKRSVASSSQQQVLNADDEEFLRALLNGEGAKIKPLSSVGGNDQKDAALLAAFLKAQGLEPSTPSSLGKLTSTTTTTTTTTTTFRTTTTRRRPPPAASTYPPPLFSNFGVLSSGSGGGFGSAAGDVASSSGGEGTVRSQVVNAAIGMTRAFGQFIGAAITGAAQSFQSFVKNGTSLWG from the exons AGAGGTGAGAAGAAAAACGAAGAAGTATCGCGAACTCGTGGTTCGACTCGACGTGGCTCGAGATTTGCAACCTCTACGAGCGCGCCTGCGGAACCGAAAGTCGAAGTCGCCAGTGCCAAACGCGAGTACAAGCCGCGCAATCGTGATCCTTCGAGATTCTCCTCTCGCAAGCTAGCTTCGAAGGCCCAGCAGTCCGAGGTGAAGAAGTCAGCTGCTGACGACAGTAGCGTCAGCAGTACTCAAGGCAAGGCATACCTACCGGAGCCCTCGACTGACTTTCGAAGAACCGGAAGGGTTCTGAAGGACAAAGACAATGTGCAGAACATCGAGCCGCCGAAGGTTGACTCTGGCAGATCAACAGGTCGAAGAGGACCGTCCAGATTTAGCAGGGATAGGTCGAAGGCGAAGAGCGAGGCGAAGGAGGAGAGCAATGCTGGACCCTCGGTTTTTCAAAGCCAAACGGAGAATACCAGGTCGAGAACCGGCAGGAAGATCCAGAGCAACACGGTGCTGACCGGTAGGCAGTTGAAGAGCAGCGTCCCCTCGAGCTCGAGGTACTCACGAGTTGACTCGAGCGACAAGTCCGAGTTGAAGCCGGCGGAGAGCATGCAGAGGAGCAGCCGGAGAAGCTTCAACACAAAACCTGAACCGGAAGACAACCGTCAGGCTGCTTCTCGTCTGAGGTACGACATCGCTGCCTCGGGCTCCGAGAGCGTCCGCATCAACATCCCTCTGAGCTTCCCGGTTGACTCGGAGTCAACCACGTCAACCGAGTCGTCCAGACGACCGATCGGTTCACGTTACAAGCTGCGCGGTAGGCAGGAAGCTTCCAACGACCACAAACCTGAAGTGGAGATCAACACCGCCAGCAATCGAGGTATCTCCAGGAGATTCGAGGGCAGCCCGAGCAGCACGACGACCGAGGCAGCCACTTCTCGCGCTCGAGGCAGGAACAGCTACTCGAGCAGAAAGAGCAACACCGTGACGGTCGAGATCGGCTCCACGACGACCGCAGCCCCGGACCAGAGGCGAAGGAGCTTCAACGGCAAGTCAACGCCTAGAGGTTTCGAAGCTACCAGGGCACAACCTAACAAGCTAGCGGAGGCACAGAGTTTGGAAAACAAGAGATCGAACCGACCCAGAGGTCGGTACAAAGTGGAATCGAGTAGTCCCAACACCTTGGTTCCAGTTAGCAGTACTGTGACACCGAATATCGAGGTGGAGCTGACAGCAGCGCCACCAACTCAACCGCCCGTTACGAGTACGACGGGGAAGACTTCAAGAATGCCATTGCAGAGCGTGACGTTCGTCGCGCCGCCAACGTCCGATGCACAAATCACCAAGAGACAGAATAACTTTGGGAACAGACCTGGTGGTCAGGGCAGAAGAGGCTCAAAGGAGGACTTCTTCAACCACGGGCTGGGATTTAGGGGGAGAAGACCACCTGGGCCGAATGACG CGCCAACAGTGCCACCACCGATCACGACAACTACATCAGCTCCAGCCACAACAGCTGCACCTCCGGCCGACAGTACTGGCCGGGGTAATCCAGGCTGGACTCTGAGACGTCGTCCTGGTCACTGGCACGATGGCAATCCACCAGGTAATCCGGGCGATCCTACGGCTCCCGTTGATCAGGGAACGAGCACGGCGAGTTCTGGAACTACGCCGAAAGGGGCTAGAAGGGGCAACAAAACTTTCGTCCAGGGCGGAAACGGAAATCAGCAGATCAGCGAAGACGACAACTATCCGCCCGACTTCAAAGCTAGACTTGCGCTACTG ATCCAGCAAAAAGGGGCTGGGCAAACGAGAGGGCCGTTAGAG GAGCAGCGATCGCAAAGCAGCTCGAATGTGATCGATGCAGCGAGTACCGATCTCGATCTCGCAGCCTCTGATAATGCGTACAAAGTCGTTGTTGCCCAATCAGCCTACCCTGTCGAGGAGCaagtaagagaaaaaaaaggagaaataaaaaaaaactttttaaattcatcGCTTTTTGTGTTGAGAATTCAGTGt AGTCATGCTGAAGGATCACGGAATTTTCAGGCCAGCAAGATGTCGACCAGCGAGCTTTTCGCGGCCCGCTCGCGGGTGAAGCTGGAAAACGCCCGAAAACTGGTGAAACCCGAACTGAACATTGACGAGACGAGTTCGCGGCCGGTAGTCGGCGATGCCGCGGGTCAGAGCAAAGACGAGAAGCCCAGCGACGATTCGGCAGTCGACGAGGGCCAGAAGGTCTTTAAAGTCGCGAGAAAATCGAGCGCGACTATCAGAGCACCGCCGACCGAGCCCCAGAAGATCACGACCAAGTCCGACTGGAAACCCGCGACCAAGTTGAGGAAGCACTTCAAGGAAGCCCAACAGGCGAGAACCTCGAGATACAAGCAAGGAAGTAGCAGCGCTTACACGGCCAAGCCCaagtcctcctcgtcgtcgacaGCGAGCGCGGTGACCAAGAAGAGTAGCGAAACGGAAAGTGAAGGGGCCGAGGACAAGAGCAAACAGAGCAGAGCGACAGGTAGGTATCAGGAGTACAAGTACAAGTTTGTCCCGAAGAACCGAGGGAGCAAACTCCGAGGGCCGACTCCCTCGCACGATGGCGTGGCCGCCGTGGTCCACGAGGAGAACTCGATCCCCAGCACCAAGTCGCCCCTGATCGAGAAGTCCCGGAAGACCTTCGCCTCGAGGAAGAGCGAGAAGAGCTCCGTTGAAGATATCAAGGCCGTGGCTCTGAAGCTGCGCAAAACCCTGGAGAGCATCGAGAAGAGCAACCAGACCCCCAGACCGCCGAGAAGATCCGACTCGCCGGAAGGCTCGACCACCTTGCTCACCACCATGAGGACCGTCAAGTCGTTCTCCTTCTCGACTCGTCTGGTTAAGGACGACGGCGAGGCGATCGCCTCCTCGACTCAGAAGATGAGCGAGGACGAGCCCACCACCCTCGCGCCGATCACCACTCAAGCGACCAGCACGAGCTTCACCGTCGCCACCCAACAGCCGACCACCACCACCTTACCGATCTCCGACGACCTGATCAACGAGATCGAGAACTCGGGAGTGTCGAGCACCACCGATAGCGGCAATGATCTACTCTCCGCTGTGAAAAGCACTCGAAGTCCCGACTACGAGCCTCCGAGCGCAGCTCTGACCAACGATACCGGTTCGCCGGTCTACGTGGTCTATCCGTCGGCAACGGAGAAACCGCTGAGCGTCGCTATCACTCCCAAGGTCTACCGATACCACGCGACCGTTAAGCCCGACGACGAATTACTCGGACAGCCTCTAGCTTTGCAGCAGTCGGTAGTGCAGGAACCGGTCATCAGTGTCAAAGTATCCAGTGGCGATGGATCGGCCGATAACTCGATCGTCCTCGATTCCAACTCCAATATCTTCAATCCGGCCCAGAGCGCGAAGATTCTGGAGACCGGTAACGCGACGATTTTGGAACAGCTCAGGAGCACCGTCGCACCCCTGCTCAGCACCCTCGGCGCCAAGTCGCCCGTTTTCCAAAGCGTTTACAAAAACACCAACAGCGCG AACTCGTTGCCGAGAGTGACTCCAAGCGGTGCTCCTCCGCGATTCAGCGCGAGATACAGAGGCGCTGAACTCTTTGTAAGAAGACCAACACCTCCGACCAATTCTCTGCCATCG AATGGTAAAGATGCGCTGAACATTGATGTGTCAAGTCCTGGAGAACCGAAAGTCTTAACGTATTACCAAGCTGTTGAGACTGCCAGCATTAACAACGAACAGACAGACGTACGTCACTTGTGGCAGCTCGGTAGAGCTGACCAAGTAGAGAGTACTACTAAAAACAGTTCTAACAGTGACTTGCCAAGTGTAATACCAATAACCGTAACAAATACCATTAACGACGCTGGTCCTTCACCTAGCGATAATGCCACGACTGCTCCCACGACTGACACAACAATGATCGCCACTGCTACTACTAAAACAATTGACAATATCGAAACGACACAACAACAGCCAACCGTTGAGAGCGACGAAGCTCTGATTATGACCACTGGTTCCACCACCTCGATTATGGACTCTCCCGACGCAGCGGACCTTAAGCTTGTAACCCTAGAGTCCAGCAGCACTAGTAGGCCTACCTCTACCAGCACCGAGTTGATTACAGAAGTATCGGTATCGATCGGCGACAGGGTTAATTCCATCACCGAATTTACCACTAGCTCACCGACCACCACTTCGGAGCCCAAGTCTTCCTCGGTATTAACCACGACGATGCAAACGGCCGATGGATTTTTGAGCGAAAGCTCCACAGATATGCCGACGACTTTGCCGACGTTGGTTGAAAACTCGGTCGTTACCACCGAAAGCTCGGTGGAGGCCACTACTACCTCCTCGGTGGTCGGCTCCGCAAGCACCGAGGAATCGACTTCTCAAATGATGCTCGAGAAGTTGGATTATTCGAGTACGATGCAACCCATAGTAAGTAGTTCGCCATTTGACGTTACTTTAGCCGAAAGTAATAATGAAACAACAATAGCACCTCCTGCGAAGAACGAGGTAGAGCAGGAACCTTCGAGAATTGCGAATTTGCAAATATTAGCCCAAGTTAGGGCAGGCTTTATGAACGATGTGTCCAGTACACCAATATCCACTCCAGAGTACACTACTGAAGCGATACCAGTCCTAGAATCGTCTTCGAATCCACCGACGCAAGAGATAACCGATGCTCCGTTAACGATCGAGATGAGCATCACTACTGGTACCTCGACGACCAGTCAAGCCGTAGTCGAGACTACGTCGTCGGCAAACGTAGTCGATACGACCGTGCAAAGGGTCGAGGATGATCGTGAAATGGTCACGATTCAAATGAAAGGTCTCGACGAAGAGAACGACACTACCGCTCAGAACAATACGTTGAATGTAGAAATAATGCTGTACAAGATATTGAATGAGACCGTTCCCGCAGGTACTGAAAAATTAGATCTTATGAGAGACTTGTTCAGTAATCAGGACGTCCAATCGGCTTTAGAAAAGAACCTATTGTCAGCTTTGAGCTCAAACGAGAAAATAACATCTAacaattcttcttcttcttcatatCCTTCTTCTTTCGATAATCGTCTCATTGCCGAGTTGATGAAGATTTCGGAAAGAGTCTCGGTCGATTCGACGAGCATACCCGAATCGCCGTTAAATTCCGAGAATACGTACATGGACAATTCGCCTGATGGGCTTCCTCAGCTTTTGGGAGGTTTCTTAGATAATACCAATAGAAGCGAATCTGTGACTAATGATAATGGCACAGTAGTAGAAGCCAATAATAACGAGACTTCAGTAGTTGCTCAAATGACGAACATGCTATCCGCCACTACATTACCTTCAGTAGAAGCCACCACCACCGATTCAACCAACATTGACACGAATACCGATATAGCCACTCCCGAATCACCACAATCCACTACACAACTAGACAATGAGATACTCGAAACAACAACAATTCTTGATAACCCAGTAACTAACCCCCCGAACGTAGCGAGTAACCTAACAAACGAATTAACAAACTTGGTTGACTCACCAATCATGGCCCGCATGCTGCGAATCTTTTCTAAACTACTTCACGCAGAAAAGTCACTAAACGGCATTGTACCCGATAACGCATCCGAAACTCATGATTCAAACTCACTAACCACCTCCGATTCGACAGAACCGCTACCGATGGTCGATGATGATGTGACTAATACCACCGAACTAATAACGGATCTCTCCACTAATCCAGAGTCGACGACTCTGCCGCCCACCGAACCCCAAACTAGCGCTGGTCTTACAACACTATCTCCAACTGTTATTGCCCATTTCCAGGATACTACGCCATCAACCGCCCAAAGGACGGCAGGTACAAGCTTCAGTACACCAAGCTCTATCATCAAATCCCTATTGTCATCCAAATCCTCCTCAAGCATCGATAATACCAATCACATACCCACCGCAAATCCAAAGTCATCGTCATACCTCCCATCAACCACGGCGCAGTACCAGAGTACGGGCTACCCATCAGCTACACCCGCAACAGCAAAGTTTTCACCAGTGATACCAACGAGTTTTTACCAACCAACACAAGTACCGAGCACAACTGCCTCCAGTCGTTTCGGCAGCAGCAGACTCACACCAGCGCCCAAGTTCAGCTCTAGCAGCTCGACCACAGCTCCGCTCCGAGATTACCTGATCTACGGAATCTACCCCAACAAGACCATTGTTAGAAAGCGCCCGGAAGACAATCTCATCGATCCCAGAAACGTAGACAGCCCCTACGTGATATTTGGAATTTATCCGGATGGAAAGCTCGTCCGCAAGTTCCCTAACGGCACGGTAATACCGGACCCACCCAGCAATCCGGTAGAAGTTGTATTCTCCCTCAGTACAACTactaccaccaccaccactaaCCGGCCCGGATCGCGCGATAACCAGATTATTAATCGGGGCATGCCTAACCAGAAGTTCGACTTGTTCTTTAATAACCGTAGTCCCGTTGATGATGGATTTACTCAGAAAGCTTTCTACGCCCCCAACAACGATGTTGACAATGCACTCGGTTACAGTGGACCCACCGGTTTTGATCTCCCAATTGGTAGTGTTGGTAGCGACACTAAAGATACG ATTTTACCAGCTGAAGGTGTCGTAGTAAATGGTAATCGATCGAATGGTCGCATTATTCTTGACCGTGAGAGGAACGAAGCTACGAAGACGAATCAAGACGCCGGTCAGCGAAACTCTGTGTTTATAGGACAG GATAAGTTTGTTAACTATTGGACCAACGGGCAGCCTAACTCTCCACCTACTGTCCTCAGTGTCAATATTAAATCAACCGCC ACTGCCGCTAACGAAGGTCCTCTATCAGTACCCGCTCGACCTCTCAACTTGGACATACTGCCGAACAAATCGTCCGGAAAAAGCGTAACGGCCCCTCCTGGTTTCCCATGGAAGGATGCTCTGGAACAAATTTTCGGCATCACAACCACTCCTGGAACTCCCATCACCGCCTCGGTGGCTTCGAACACTATA GATGATTCTACCGGTGAAAACGCTGCCATTTCCGCGAGTCCGATAAACAATCTCGTGGAAATCTTCAGCCCAGTCTCGAGTACCATAGAGTCTTTGATAAACACTCCGACGAAACCTACGACTCTACCGCCGGAAACCACGACTATGACAACTACTCCTACGCCGATTCCAGTGTTCTCATCGACCACCGAAAAGCCACTCACGATGAATCCGAACGCCTTCGGTACGACGTTCGACGATCTTGCTTTCTTGAACGCATTG TTGGAAAAAACAGCTCCGAATAAGGGAACACCCAAGACGCTCACGGAAGTGGAACAGCTACTGGCGAACAAG ATTCTATCTCTCGCCCTCGGAAGGCCCTTGACCAACGGCGGGCCGACTCGTTCTCCAAAAGCCATCCAGCCGTCCAACGCGTCGCCGAATTCCGTCGGCGGAAGCGACGACTCGAAGTTCTCGACTCCGTTGCCTACTTCCACGGCGTCGCTGCCGATAGTCATCAATTTGCACCCAACGACGACAGCCAAGCCATCGACGACCACAGCTTTCACGTGGAAACCCATCAAGACCTTCTCGAGCTACGACGATTTCACCACACCGTCAACTAGCACGACCAGCACGAGTACGACGACCACGACGCCGAAGCCTACGACCACCACGACCACTACCACTACACCTGCCCCGACTACGACCAAGAcaactacgacgacgacgacgacgacgactcaaAGACCGACAACCAGGCAACCCGTTATTATTACCGCCAAGCCAGTGACTACCAGAAGGCCGAGGCCAAGGCCGACCACACCTCCTCCTCCCGCTGGACCTTTCG CCTTTGCAGTGAATTTCTTCCAATCGCTCTTCGGACGGCCCACTACGACGCCGAGGCCTGTGGTTAGAAGGCCCGCTCCAACGGCGAGAAAAATCGTTTCGACAACGCAGAGGGTGACAACGAGCAGTTACAAACCGACGGAAGTGGCCTCGAAGGCACCGAGTGTCGGACAGGCCTCGACGACCTTCTCTCCCGAAGACGATGCCAAATTCCTGGCCGCTTTGTTGGACGTTGCTCGCAACAGCAACG GTGGGGATAAGAGATCGGTGGCTTCGTCGTCGCAGCAGCAAGTCCTCAACGCCGACGACGAGGAATTCCTGAGGGCTCTGCTCAACGGAGAAGGAGCCAAGATCAAGCCCCTGTCCAGCGTCGGCGGGAACGATCAGAAAGACGCGGCTCTGCTCGCAGCCTTTCTTAAAGCTCAGGGCTTAGAACCCTCCACACCTTCT AGTCTCGGTAAACTGACCtcgacgactacgacgacgacgacgacgacgacgacgtttaggacgacgacgacacgaCGAAGGCCACCTCCGGCCGCCTCGACATATCCCCCTCCGCTGTTCAGCAACTTCGGCGTACTCAGCAGTGGCAGTGGCGGTGGTTTTGGCAGTGCTGCCGGCGACGTTGCTTCCTCCTCCGGGGGTGAGGGCACGGTGCGCAGTCAAGTAGTCAACGCCGCGATTGGCATGACCCGAGCTTTCGGTCAGTTCATTGGCGCTGCCATAACG ggCGCAGCGCAGTCGTTCCAGTCATTCGTTAAAAATGGAACATCTCTATGGGGTTAG